A single genomic interval of Anopheles moucheti unplaced genomic scaffold, idAnoMoucSN_F20_07 scaffold_24_ctg1, whole genome shotgun sequence harbors:
- the LOC128309196 gene encoding ATP-dependent DNA helicase PIF7-like yields the protein MWCHNPWLCHKYDCHINVEVCSSVASVKYLYKYVYKGHDRVAVSAAESLDEIQQYLDARYISASQAMSTIFGFEMQAKTVTVVQLPIHLEHQQSVVYRANDNMDSVLQRGHHTMLTRFFQLAANEPSVRSLTYQEIPAHYRYAKPSRRLPWYDGTGNQWIPRIRQTDIVVGRMVYCPMSQMERYCLRLMLCYRKGPTSFEDLRTVDGTICASYQQAAIMTGLLQDDLEWERALQEAVSFRMPHQLRQLFALILSEGMPQNPRRLWEVYANHLCEDFHWQHRDRYTSEESDQNRLLRAVEQFRSLRIIDDYLRGTTPMKTLASFPDMPQLGEFSDLPADLLRVDHTSSDNFLIDAERSYSISELDETLASIHVLNTEQRMVYDIVIAAVDRNGVGTDCLLQEEQILFFLDVPGGTGKSFLLEKILAYTRRQSKIALAAASSGIAALLLSGGKTVHSTFKLPLTLDENTQCTIPVQSSLANLIRQASLIVWDEASMSSRYALEAVDRTLQDIVGVRRSFGGKVMLLCGDFRQILPIVPKGTHAQVVQQCIKKSELWQQFQVLRLKTNMRVQTAPDAQHANDIKEFADFLLRIGEGRHPTFLGSDPSIAKLPRDMVLPRTTNLEADVRSLISRVYPDIRQNYHQPQYFTDRAILSPKNLDVTAINNTVLQQLPGSEKEYLSVDTLVNQEEHDALQLPAEFLHSLNMSGIPVHRLLLKQYTPVLLLRNLNTERGLCNGTRLQIIALKSNCLHARILTGKHQGDDVLLPRIFCDSNDASLPFQIRRKQFPVQVCFAMTINKAQGQSLHHLGLYLPNEVFAHGQLYVALSRVTSRSNVKVLIVNPERENQNGVAVKNVVYQEVIRD from the coding sequence ATGTGGTGCCACAACCCATGGCTATGTCATAAGTACGACTGCCATATCAACGTTGAAGTGTGCTCGAGCGTGGCCagtgtgaaatatttatacAAATATGTCTACAAGGGCCACGATCGTGTTGCCGTTTCTGCTGCTGAGTCTTTGGACGAGATACAGCAATATTTGGACGCTCGATACATTTCTGCGTCTCAGGCCATGTCGACCATCTTCGGCTTTGAGATGCAGGCCAAAACGGTAACTGTTGTTCAGTTGCCAATACATTTAGAACATCAGCAAAGTGTCGTATATCGAGCGAACGATAATATGGATTCCGTGCTTCAACGAGGCCACCACACCATGCTGACGCGCTTCTTCCAGCTGGCAGCAAACGAACCGAGCGTCCGTTCACTAACGTACCAGGAGATCCCGGCCCATTATCGATACGCTAAACCCTCGCGGCGATTACCGTGGTACGATGGCACAGGAAACCAATGGATCCCGCGCATTCGTCAGACCGACATTGTAGTTGGCCGTATGGTTTACTGTCCCATGTCGCAGATGGAACGTTACTGCTTGCGTCTGATGTTATGCTACCGAAAGGGTCCTACATCATTCGAGGATCTGAGGACAGTTGACGGTACGATTTGTGCATCCTACCAGCAAGCAGCCATCATGACCGGACTACTGCAGGACGATCTTGAGTGGGAACGAGCGCTCCAGGAAGCCGTTTCGTTCCGAATGCCCCATCAACTGCGCCAACTATTTGCCCTCATCCTTTCAGAAGGCATGCCGCAAAATCCACGTCGACTTTGGGAGGTGTATGCGAACCACCTATGCGAAGATTTTCATTGGCAACATAGGGATCGATACACTTCCGAGGAATCGGACCAAAATCGGTTGTTGCGTGCGGTAGAACAGTTTCGAAGCTTGCGTATCATCGACGATTATCTTCGCGGAACGACTCCTATGAAAACACTGGCCAGTTTTCCGGACATGCCACAGCTCGGTGAGTTTTCCGATTTACCAGCCGATCTCCTCCGAGTTGACCATACGTCGAGTGATAATTTTCTGATCGATGCTGAGCGTTCATACAGTATCAGCGAACTGGATGAAACACTTGCTTCGATACATGTGCTCAATACTGAGCAGCGTATGGTGTATGACATTGTGATTGCAGCGGTGGACCGTAATGGAGTGGGAACGGATTGTCTTCTTCAAGAGGAACAAATCCTGTTCTTTCTGGACGTACCTGGTGGCACCGGCAAATCTTTCCTTCTTGAAAAGATTTTGGCTTACACGCGTCGCCAGTCGAAGATAGCTCTCGCTGCAGCATCGAGTGGAATCGCCGCATTGCTTCTTAGTGGCGGGAAAACGGTGCACTCTACTTTCAAACTGCCCCTTACGTTAGATGAGAACACGCAATGCACCATACCTGTCCAGTCGTCACTAGCGAACCTGATACGGCAGGCGTCGTTGATCGTCTGGGACGAAGCTTCAATGAGCAGTCGCTACGCCCTCGAAGCCGTCGACCGTACTCTGCAGGACATCGTGGGTGTACGTCGGTCATTTGGTGGTAAGGTGATGTTGCTCTGCGGTGACTTTCGCCAGATTTTACCAATCGTCCCGAAAGGTACTCATGCACAAGTGGTGCAGCAGTGTATCAAAAAGAGTGAACTATGGCAACAGTTCCAAGTTTTGCGCTTGAAAACTAATATGCGGGTTCAAACGGCACCGGATGCGCAACATGCAAATGACATAAAGGAGTTTGCCGACTTTTTGCTCCGCATTGGAGAGGGCCGCCATCCAACGTTCCTAGGATCGGATCCTTCAATTGCCAAGCTCCCTCGCGACATGGTACTGCCCCGTACAACCAACCTGGAGGCCGACGTTCGATCGTTAATCAGCCGAGTTTACCCGGATATTAGACAAAACTATCACCAACCGCAATATTTTACTGATCGTGCAATCCTGTCACCGAAAAACTTGGATGTAACAGCCATTAATAATACCGTTCTTCAACAACTTCCTGGTTCCGAAAAAGAATACCTATCAGTTGACACGTTGGTTAACCAAGAAGAGCATGATGCGCTACAGCTGCCCGCTGAATTCCTCCACTCGCTCAACATGAGCGGAATTCCGGTTCATCGGCTTCTTCTAAAGCAATATACACCGGTATTACTTTTGCGAAATCTAAATACCGAACGCGGACTGTGCAATGGGACGCGCCTGCAAATCATCGCACTTAAATCGAACTGCTTACATGCACGAATTTTGACTGGCAAACATCAAGGAGACGACGTGCTATTGCCCCGGATCTTCTGTGACAGCAACGATGCGAGCCTTCCATTTCAAATCCGTCGCAAGCAGTTTCCAGTCCAGGTTTGTTTTGCGATGACAATTAACAAGGCGCAAGGCCAGTCCCTGCACCATCTTGGCCTGTACTTGCCCAACGAGGTGTTCGCGCACGGACAGCTGTACGTAGCACTGTCCCGAGTAACCTCGCGATCAAATGTAAAGGTGCTCATCGTGAACCCTGAGCGAGAAAATCAAAACGGTGTTGCGGTGAAGAATGTCGTGTACCAAGAGGTTATCAGGGATTAA